The following coding sequences are from one Streptomyces sp. NBC_01294 window:
- a CDS encoding glycoside hydrolase family 3 protein — MPNHASRRTLLAAAALAAATAAGASAAGGGDHAPDDARSPGEDPGRRPDRARLRHVVARMSLAEKVGQLFVSRAYGHSATDPDPVDAEKNQEMFGVRTAAELVSRYHLGGIVYFAWAHNTRTPHQIAALSGGLQQAALTTGARIPLLLSTDQEHGAVARIGRPATLLPGAMALGAAGSTAAARRAARIAGSELAAMGIRQDYAPVADVNVNPANPVIGVRSFGSDPQAVAAMVVAQVRGYQGAGVAATAKHFPGHGDTETDSHVGLPVMRHTRATWEELDEPPFRAAVEAGVDAVMTAHIVFPALDPSGDPATLSRPIVTGLLRERLGFQGVVVTDALDMAGVRQKYGDDRVPVLALLAGCDQLLNPPDLGLAHRSVLAAVEAGELTQARIEESVLRILELKSRRGLFDEAHPTSAEVDATVGIREHLDAADAIAAATTTLLADPRGLVPIDAKAAPRLLVTGTDPVSPTGTTGPPTAVLARELTALGCRATAVAPARAVAAAAGHAAVLVCTYNVPEGKSPQHTLVADLVATGVPVIVLAVRNPYDPARLPACAAELATYSWTDVEMRAAARVLTGTLRPAGRLPVPVPGRYPLGHGLT; from the coding sequence GTGCCGAACCACGCCTCCCGCCGGACCCTGCTCGCCGCGGCCGCCCTGGCCGCCGCCACGGCCGCGGGGGCCTCCGCCGCAGGGGGCGGCGACCACGCCCCCGACGACGCGCGCTCCCCCGGCGAAGACCCGGGCCGCCGTCCCGACCGGGCCCGGCTGCGCCACGTCGTGGCCCGGATGAGCCTCGCCGAGAAGGTCGGGCAGCTCTTCGTCTCGCGGGCGTACGGGCATTCGGCGACCGACCCCGACCCGGTGGACGCCGAGAAGAACCAGGAGATGTTCGGCGTGCGCACCGCCGCCGAGCTGGTCTCCCGCTACCACCTCGGCGGGATCGTCTACTTCGCCTGGGCCCACAACACCCGCACCCCGCACCAGATCGCGGCGCTCTCGGGCGGCCTCCAGCAGGCCGCCCTCACCACCGGCGCCCGGATCCCGCTGCTGCTCTCCACCGACCAGGAGCACGGCGCCGTCGCCCGGATCGGCAGGCCCGCGACCCTGCTCCCGGGGGCGATGGCGCTCGGCGCGGCCGGCTCCACCGCCGCCGCCCGGCGCGCCGCCCGCATCGCGGGCTCCGAGCTGGCCGCCATGGGCATCCGGCAGGACTACGCGCCGGTGGCCGACGTCAACGTCAACCCGGCCAATCCGGTGATCGGCGTACGGTCCTTCGGCTCGGACCCGCAGGCCGTGGCGGCCATGGTCGTCGCGCAGGTCCGCGGCTACCAGGGCGCCGGCGTGGCCGCGACCGCCAAGCACTTCCCGGGCCACGGGGACACCGAGACCGACAGCCACGTCGGCCTGCCGGTGATGCGGCACACCCGCGCCACCTGGGAGGAGCTCGACGAGCCGCCCTTCCGGGCCGCGGTGGAGGCGGGCGTGGACGCCGTCATGACGGCGCACATCGTCTTCCCCGCGCTCGATCCCTCGGGGGACCCGGCGACCCTCTCCCGGCCGATCGTCACCGGCCTCCTGCGGGAACGCCTGGGTTTCCAGGGGGTGGTGGTCACCGACGCCCTCGACATGGCCGGGGTCCGCCAGAAGTACGGGGACGACCGGGTCCCGGTACTGGCCCTCCTGGCGGGCTGCGACCAGCTGCTGAACCCCCCGGACCTGGGGCTCGCGCACCGCAGCGTGCTGGCGGCCGTCGAGGCGGGCGAGCTGACGCAGGCCCGGATCGAGGAGTCGGTGCTGCGGATCCTGGAACTGAAGTCCCGCCGGGGGCTGTTCGACGAGGCGCACCCCACGAGCGCGGAGGTGGACGCCACCGTCGGCATCCGGGAGCACCTCGACGCCGCCGACGCGATCGCCGCCGCCACGACGACCCTGCTGGCCGATCCCCGCGGGCTGGTGCCGATCGATGCGAAGGCCGCGCCGCGGCTGCTGGTCACGGGGACGGACCCGGTCTCCCCCACGGGTACCACGGGCCCCCCTACGGCCGTACTGGCCCGGGAACTGACCGCCCTGGGCTGCCGGGCCACCGCGGTGGCGCCCGCCCGCGCCGTGGCCGCCGCGGCCGGTCACGCGGCGGTGCTGGTGTGCACGTACAACGTCCCCGAGGGGAAGAGTCCGCAGCACACGCTGGTGGCGGACCTGGTCGCGACCGGCGTCCCGGTGATCGTGCTGGCGGTCCGCAACCCGTACGACCCGGCCCGGCTGCCGGCCTGCGCGGCGGAGCTGGCGACTTACTCCTGGACGGACGTGGAGATGCGGGCGGCGGCCCGGGTGCTCACCGGGACGCTGAGGCCCGCCGGCCGCCTCCCCGTCCCGGTCCCGGGCCGCTACCCGCTGGGCCACGGGTTGACCTGA
- a CDS encoding EF-hand domain-containing protein encodes MTTHPLAVAVKGTDMTNDLLDRKLQRAFTHLDADRSGVIDANDIFALGSRLLTALGEPDDSPKAELVMSGLADFWQDLFTELDMDRDGKVTPEEYKLGMTRLYAQGGPAYDRSLRPLMRAILTIVDTDGDGRISPEEFHTAQEAFDTRLDPADTDALFRRIDADGDGTLTVDELLDAVREYYTGTAEDAPGNLLFGEL; translated from the coding sequence GTGACCACACACCCCCTCGCCGTAGCCGTGAAAGGCACCGACATGACGAACGACCTGCTCGACCGCAAGCTGCAGCGCGCCTTCACGCACCTGGACGCCGACCGGAGCGGGGTGATCGACGCGAACGACATCTTCGCGCTCGGCTCCCGGCTGCTGACCGCCCTCGGGGAGCCGGACGACTCGCCCAAGGCGGAGCTGGTGATGAGCGGTCTGGCCGACTTCTGGCAGGACCTGTTCACCGAGCTGGACATGGACCGGGACGGCAAGGTCACGCCCGAGGAGTACAAGCTGGGCATGACGCGGCTGTACGCGCAGGGCGGGCCCGCGTACGACCGCTCGCTGCGGCCTCTGATGCGGGCGATCCTCACGATCGTCGACACCGACGGCGACGGACGCATCAGCCCGGAGGAGTTCCACACGGCGCAGGAGGCCTTCGACACGCGGCTGGACCCCGCCGACACCGATGCGCTGTTCCGGCGGATCGACGCGGACGGGGACGGCACCCTGACCGTGGACGAACTCCTCGACGCGGTACGCGAGTACTACACGGGCACCGCCGAGGACGCCCCGGGCAACCTGCTCTTCGGCGAACTCTGA
- a CDS encoding ABC transporter ATP-binding protein — protein MAAAQKAAGDKQGWGRRLAGYTWRYKANVLLALGSSLAGMAVMALVPLVTKVIIDDVIGDQSKPMGVWAGLLIAAALGVYVLTYIRRYYGGRLALDVQHDLRTDMFGTIARLDGRRQDELNTGQVVGRGTSDLQLIQGLLFMLPMTIGNFLLFGISLAVMLWLSPLLTLVALLMAPALWFIAKRSRKKLFPATWWAQSQAAAVATVVDGAVTGVRVVKGFGQEEQETGKLRDAGRRLFAGRMRTIRLNSRYTPALQAVPAFAQVAMLALGGWMATEGRVTLGTFVAFSTYLAQLVGPVRMLAMVLTVGQQARAGAERVFELIDTEPEIEEGAHDLPADAPATIEFDDVRFGYDPERLVLDGFSLAVPEGETIAVVGASGSGKSTVALLLPRFYDAGSGTVRVGGHDVRELTYASLRGAIGLVPEDSFLFSDTIRANIAYGHPGATDEQVEAAARAAQADGFVRALPAGYDTKVGEQGLTLSGGQRQRIALARAVLTDPRLLLLDDATSAVDARVEHEIHEALRAVMAGRTTLLIAHRRSTLALADRIAVLDRGRLADLGTHEELQGRSALYRRLLTDPDALGAASPRTPDAPAMTEFERELDRDLERDIELEAEIDSEPVNAKRRVAGGITPELWRRGKESADAGGAGGAGGAPGAGASAAAAVAVAGAPATPDLLAKVAALPPAEDRPDVDETRAAGAEESYGLRRLLRGFWAPLALSLGFVAVDAGAGLLLPIMIRNGIDQGVEQAVLGAVWLAAGLALAVVVVQWAAQFAETRMTGRTGERVLYSLRVKIFAQLQRLGLDFYERELTGKIMTRMTTDVDSLSSFLQTGLVTAVVSVLTFFGILAALLVLDVELALIVFATLPVLVVGTIVFRRRSVAAYELARDRVSLVNADLQESVSGLRIVQAFRREDSGAVRFAERSDSYREARVRGQWLISVYFPFVQLLSSGAAAAVLIVGAGRVEAGTLTTGALVAYLLYIDLFFAPVQQLSQVFDGYQQATVSLGRIQGLLREPTTTPRPEHPRALPSLRGEIAFENVRFRYGTAEERGEKDEALAGISLRIPAGQTVAFVGETGAGKSTLVKMVARFYDPTSGRITADGADLRELDLTAYRHRLGVVPQESYLFPGTVRDAIAYGRPEASDAEVEAAARAVGAHDMIATLDGGYLHTVAERGRNLSAGQRQLIALARAELVDPDVLLLDEATAALDLATEAQVNQATDRLAGKRTTLVVAHRLTTAARADRVVVMDRGRVVEDGTHAELLARGGRYAELWRTFAGEDERAAA, from the coding sequence GTGGCGGCGGCGCAGAAAGCGGCTGGGGACAAACAGGGCTGGGGCAGGCGGCTGGCCGGCTACACCTGGCGGTACAAGGCCAACGTGCTGCTCGCACTCGGGTCCTCGCTGGCCGGCATGGCCGTCATGGCGCTCGTGCCACTGGTCACCAAGGTGATCATCGATGACGTCATCGGGGACCAGAGCAAGCCCATGGGCGTCTGGGCCGGGCTGCTCATAGCCGCCGCCCTGGGCGTGTACGTGCTGACCTACATACGCCGGTACTACGGCGGGCGGCTCGCCCTCGACGTTCAGCACGACCTGCGCACCGACATGTTCGGCACCATCGCCCGCCTGGACGGGCGGCGGCAGGACGAGCTGAACACCGGGCAGGTCGTCGGCCGCGGCACCAGCGACCTCCAGCTGATCCAGGGCCTGCTCTTCATGCTGCCCATGACGATCGGCAACTTCCTCCTCTTCGGGATATCCCTCGCGGTCATGCTGTGGCTCTCGCCGCTGCTGACCCTCGTCGCCCTGCTGATGGCCCCCGCCCTCTGGTTCATCGCCAAGCGCAGCCGCAAGAAGCTCTTCCCCGCCACCTGGTGGGCCCAGAGCCAGGCCGCCGCCGTCGCGACCGTCGTCGACGGGGCCGTGACCGGCGTCCGCGTCGTCAAGGGCTTCGGCCAGGAGGAGCAGGAGACCGGCAAGCTGCGCGACGCCGGCCGCCGGCTGTTCGCCGGGCGGATGCGGACCATCCGGCTCAACTCCCGCTACACCCCCGCCCTGCAGGCCGTGCCCGCGTTCGCGCAGGTCGCCATGCTGGCCCTCGGCGGCTGGATGGCCACCGAGGGGCGGGTCACCCTCGGCACCTTCGTGGCCTTCTCCACCTACCTCGCCCAGCTCGTCGGCCCCGTCCGCATGCTCGCCATGGTCCTCACCGTCGGACAGCAGGCCCGCGCCGGCGCGGAGCGGGTGTTCGAGCTCATCGACACCGAGCCCGAGATCGAGGAGGGCGCGCACGACCTTCCCGCCGACGCGCCCGCCACCATCGAGTTCGACGACGTCCGCTTCGGCTACGACCCCGAGCGGCTCGTCCTCGACGGGTTCTCGCTCGCCGTGCCGGAGGGGGAGACCATCGCCGTCGTCGGGGCCTCGGGAAGCGGGAAGTCCACCGTCGCGCTCCTGCTGCCGCGCTTCTACGACGCCGGCAGCGGCACGGTCCGCGTCGGCGGCCACGACGTCCGCGAGCTGACGTACGCGTCCCTGCGCGGCGCGATCGGGCTCGTTCCCGAGGACTCCTTCCTCTTCTCCGACACCATCCGCGCCAACATCGCCTACGGGCACCCCGGCGCCACCGACGAGCAGGTCGAGGCCGCCGCCCGCGCCGCCCAGGCCGACGGGTTCGTCCGGGCCCTGCCCGCCGGGTACGACACCAAGGTCGGCGAGCAGGGGCTCACCCTCTCCGGCGGCCAGCGCCAGCGCATCGCCCTCGCCCGGGCCGTCCTGACCGACCCGCGGCTGCTGCTCCTCGACGACGCCACCTCCGCCGTGGACGCCCGCGTCGAGCACGAGATCCACGAGGCCCTGCGCGCCGTCATGGCCGGGCGCACCACCCTGCTGATCGCCCACCGCCGCTCGACGCTCGCGCTGGCCGACCGGATCGCCGTACTCGACCGCGGGCGGCTCGCCGACCTCGGGACGCACGAGGAGCTGCAGGGCCGGTCGGCGCTCTACCGCAGGCTGCTCACCGACCCCGACGCGCTCGGCGCGGCCTCGCCGCGGACCCCGGACGCTCCCGCGATGACCGAGTTCGAGCGCGAGCTCGACCGGGACCTCGAACGGGACATCGAGCTCGAAGCCGAGATCGACTCCGAGCCCGTCAACGCCAAGCGCAGGGTCGCCGGCGGGATCACCCCCGAGCTGTGGCGCCGCGGGAAGGAGTCCGCCGACGCGGGCGGCGCGGGCGGCGCGGGCGGCGCGCCCGGAGCGGGGGCTTCCGCGGCCGCGGCCGTGGCCGTCGCCGGGGCCCCCGCCACCCCCGACCTGCTCGCGAAGGTGGCCGCGCTGCCGCCCGCCGAGGACCGGCCCGACGTGGACGAGACCCGCGCCGCAGGCGCCGAGGAGAGCTACGGCCTGCGCCGCCTGCTCCGCGGGTTCTGGGCGCCGCTCGCCCTCAGCCTCGGCTTCGTCGCCGTCGACGCGGGCGCCGGACTGCTGCTGCCGATCATGATCCGCAACGGCATCGACCAGGGCGTGGAGCAGGCCGTGCTGGGCGCCGTCTGGCTGGCCGCCGGACTCGCCCTCGCCGTCGTCGTCGTTCAGTGGGCCGCGCAGTTCGCCGAGACCCGGATGACGGGCCGTACCGGCGAGCGCGTGCTGTACTCCCTCCGCGTCAAGATCTTCGCCCAGCTCCAGCGCCTCGGACTCGACTTCTACGAGCGCGAGCTGACCGGCAAGATCATGACCCGGATGACCACCGACGTGGACTCGCTGAGCTCCTTCCTCCAGACCGGGCTCGTCACCGCCGTCGTCTCCGTCCTCACCTTCTTCGGCATCCTGGCCGCCCTGCTCGTCCTCGACGTGGAACTCGCGCTGATCGTCTTCGCGACCCTCCCCGTCCTGGTCGTCGGCACGATCGTCTTCCGCCGCAGGTCCGTCGCCGCCTACGAGCTCGCCCGCGACCGGGTCAGCCTGGTCAACGCCGACCTCCAGGAGTCCGTGTCGGGCCTGCGCATCGTCCAGGCCTTCCGCCGCGAGGACTCCGGCGCCGTCCGCTTCGCCGAGCGCAGCGACTCGTACCGCGAGGCCCGGGTCCGCGGCCAGTGGCTGATATCCGTCTACTTCCCGTTCGTGCAGCTGCTGTCCTCGGGCGCCGCGGCCGCCGTGCTGATCGTCGGCGCGGGCCGGGTCGAGGCCGGGACGCTCACCACCGGCGCGCTGGTCGCCTACCTGCTCTACATCGACCTGTTCTTCGCCCCCGTCCAGCAGCTCTCCCAGGTCTTCGACGGCTACCAGCAGGCCACCGTCTCCCTCGGCCGCATCCAGGGACTGCTGCGCGAGCCCACCACCACCCCGCGGCCGGAGCACCCGCGCGCACTGCCGTCGCTGCGCGGGGAGATCGCCTTCGAGAACGTCCGCTTCCGGTACGGCACGGCCGAGGAGCGGGGCGAGAAGGACGAGGCCCTGGCCGGAATCAGCCTGCGCATACCCGCCGGGCAGACCGTCGCCTTCGTCGGCGAGACCGGCGCCGGAAAGTCCACGCTGGTCAAGATGGTGGCCCGGTTCTACGACCCGACCTCCGGCCGGATCACCGCCGACGGCGCGGACCTGCGGGAGCTCGACCTGACCGCGTACCGCCACCGGCTGGGCGTCGTCCCCCAGGAGTCCTACCTCTTCCCGGGGACCGTCCGCGACGCCATCGCCTACGGGCGGCCCGAGGCGAGCGACGCCGAGGTGGAGGCCGCCGCCCGCGCGGTCGGCGCCCACGACATGATCGCCACCCTCGACGGCGGCTACCTGCACACCGTCGCCGAGCGCGGCCGCAACCTCTCCGCCGGCCAGCGCCAGCTGATCGCGCTGGCCCGCGCCGAACTCGTCGACCCGGACGTGCTGCTCCTCGACGAGGCCACCGCCGCCCTCGACCTGGCCACCGAGGCCCAGGTCAACCAGGCGACGGACCGGCTCGCAGGCAAGCGCACCACCCTGGTGGTGGCGCACCGGCTGACCACCGCCGCGCGCGCCGACCGGGTCGTGGTCATGGACCGGGGCCGGGTCGTGGAGGACGGCACCCACGCCGAACTCCTGGCGCGCGGCGGCCGGTACGCCGAGCTGTGGCGCACCTTCGCCGGCGAGGACGAGCGCGCGGCGGCCTAG
- a CDS encoding thiamine pyrophosphate-binding protein translates to MTHDHDLVLRPTEAQKAAALAPPPGRTGGDLVVETLRGLGATTVFGLPGQHALALFDAVGRSDLRLVGLRTENNAGFAADAYGRITGEAAPLLLSTGPGALMALPALAEAAAASAPVIAISSQVPVAGLGGGRRGHLHELRDQSASFRDVVKSVHTVRTPSQIPSVIAEAWESALSAPHGPVFVEIPEDVLRAETVIPQVTGVDATPHELAPRPELTALAAHWLENATRPVIIAGGGVVRSDAAGKLKQLAERLNAPVVTTFGGKGAFPWTHPLSLQSWLEDRHMTDFLEDADVLLVVGSGLGELSSNYHTFFPTGRVVQIEADLGKLESNHAALGIHADARLALQALLETVAEREDPSAPERVRMVLADIAARLATQDVALEQELLASVRKALPPRSPSFWDMTILSYWAWSAFDPKHPNTMHSAQGAGGLGYAFPAAVGAAVAEPDTPVLAVSGDGGAMYSIAELATARQHDLDVTWLIVDDGGYGVLREYMTSSFGSATATELTRPDFAALAASFDVPATTTTPESLTADLKKALATPGPSVVVLPALLRMFAPTHL, encoded by the coding sequence GTGACGCACGACCACGACCTGGTACTCCGTCCCACCGAAGCCCAGAAGGCGGCCGCGCTCGCGCCGCCGCCGGGCCGGACGGGCGGGGACCTGGTCGTGGAAACGCTCCGCGGCCTCGGCGCGACCACCGTCTTCGGTCTGCCGGGGCAGCACGCGCTCGCCCTCTTCGACGCGGTCGGCCGCTCCGACCTGCGCCTCGTGGGACTGCGTACGGAGAACAACGCGGGCTTCGCGGCCGACGCGTACGGCCGGATCACGGGCGAGGCGGCGCCGCTGCTGCTCTCCACCGGCCCGGGCGCGCTGATGGCGCTGCCCGCCCTGGCGGAGGCCGCGGCCGCATCGGCGCCCGTCATCGCGATCTCCTCGCAGGTCCCGGTGGCGGGCCTGGGCGGCGGGCGGCGCGGGCACCTGCACGAGCTGCGGGACCAGTCGGCCTCCTTCCGGGACGTGGTGAAGTCCGTCCACACGGTCCGCACCCCCTCCCAGATCCCCTCCGTGATCGCCGAGGCCTGGGAGTCGGCGCTGAGCGCCCCGCACGGCCCGGTGTTCGTCGAGATCCCGGAGGACGTGCTGCGGGCCGAGACCGTCATCCCGCAGGTCACGGGCGTGGACGCGACCCCGCACGAGCTCGCGCCGCGGCCCGAGCTCACGGCGCTCGCCGCCCACTGGCTGGAGAACGCCACCCGACCGGTGATCATCGCGGGCGGCGGCGTCGTCCGCTCCGACGCGGCGGGCAAGCTCAAGCAGCTGGCCGAGCGGCTGAACGCGCCCGTCGTCACCACCTTCGGCGGCAAGGGCGCCTTCCCCTGGACCCACCCGCTCTCCCTCCAGTCCTGGCTGGAGGACCGCCACATGACGGACTTCCTGGAGGACGCGGACGTCCTGCTGGTCGTCGGTTCGGGCCTCGGCGAGCTCTCGTCGAACTACCACACGTTCTTCCCGACGGGCCGGGTCGTCCAGATCGAGGCGGACCTCGGCAAGCTGGAGTCGAACCACGCGGCCCTGGGCATCCACGCGGACGCCCGCCTGGCCCTCCAGGCCCTGCTGGAGACGGTCGCCGAGCGCGAGGACCCGTCCGCCCCGGAGCGGGTCCGCATGGTCCTCGCGGACATCGCCGCCCGTCTCGCGACCCAGGACGTGGCGCTGGAGCAAGAGCTCCTCGCCTCGGTCCGCAAGGCGCTGCCGCCGCGCTCCCCGTCGTTCTGGGACATGACGATCCTGTCCTACTGGGCCTGGTCCGCCTTCGACCCGAAGCACCCCAACACCATGCACTCGGCCCAGGGCGCGGGCGGCCTCGGCTACGCCTTCCCGGCGGCCGTCGGGGCGGCCGTCGCGGAACCGGACACCCCGGTCCTCGCGGTCTCCGGCGACGGCGGCGCGATGTACTCGATCGCGGAGCTGGCCACGGCCCGCCAGCACGACCTCGACGTCACCTGGCTGATCGTGGACGACGGCGGCTACGGCGTCCTGCGCGAGTACATGACCTCGTCCTTCGGGAGCGCGACGGCCACGGAGCTCACCCGCCCCGACTTCGCCGCCCTGGCGGCGTCCTTCGACGTCCCGGCGACCACGACCACCCCGGAATCACTGACGGCCGACCTCAAGAAGGCCCTGGCCACCCCGGGCCCCTCGGTGGTCGTTCTCCCGGCGCTCCTGAGGATGTTCGCCCCGACCCACCTCTGA
- a CDS encoding S28 family serine protease: MRKTLGWLLSLVVLIGTMGAAGSTAQAATAAQPAAADIKDQILGIPGMSLIEEKPYPGYRFFVLNYEQPVDHRQPWKGTFKQRLTLLHKDVSRPSVFFTSGYNVNTNPRRSEPTTIIDGNQVSMEYRFFTPSRPDPANWAHLDIWQAASDQHRIFTALKKIYKKNWLSTGGSKGGMTATYYERFYPRDMDGVVAYVAPNDVVNKEDSAYDRFFAKVGTKECRDKLNAVQREALVRREPLEAKYAVAAAENGWTFTTVGNLDKAYEAVVLDYVWAFWQYSLLADCASIPTAATATDQEIWDTIDAISGFSAYADQGLQTYTPYYYQAGTQLGSPDIKQPHLGNLSRYGYQPPRNFVPRDIPMTFQPGAMADVDRWVRDNANQMLFVYGQNDPWGAEPFRLGYGVRDSYVMTAPGANHGANVAKLLDGEKALATAKILQWAGVAPAAAPADAGRAAPLAAPDAQLDQHEPEREPQLRR; encoded by the coding sequence ATGCGCAAGACGCTCGGATGGCTGCTGTCACTCGTGGTGCTCATCGGCACCATGGGTGCGGCCGGCTCCACGGCGCAGGCGGCCACAGCCGCGCAGCCGGCGGCCGCGGACATCAAGGACCAGATCCTCGGCATTCCGGGGATGAGCCTCATCGAGGAGAAGCCGTACCCCGGCTACCGCTTCTTCGTACTGAACTACGAGCAGCCGGTGGACCACCGGCAGCCGTGGAAGGGCACCTTCAAGCAGCGCCTGACCCTGTTGCACAAGGACGTCTCGCGGCCGTCGGTGTTCTTCACCTCCGGCTACAACGTCAACACCAACCCGCGCCGCAGCGAGCCGACGACCATCATCGACGGCAACCAGGTGTCCATGGAGTACCGGTTCTTCACGCCCTCCCGGCCCGACCCGGCCAACTGGGCCCACCTGGACATCTGGCAGGCCGCCAGTGACCAGCACCGCATCTTCACCGCCCTGAAGAAGATCTACAAGAAGAACTGGCTGTCCACGGGCGGCAGCAAGGGCGGCATGACGGCGACGTACTACGAGCGCTTCTACCCGCGCGACATGGACGGCGTCGTCGCGTACGTGGCGCCCAACGACGTCGTCAACAAGGAGGACTCGGCCTACGACCGGTTCTTCGCCAAGGTCGGCACCAAGGAGTGCCGCGACAAGCTGAACGCGGTGCAGCGCGAGGCGCTCGTGCGCCGCGAGCCGCTGGAGGCCAAGTACGCGGTGGCCGCGGCCGAGAACGGCTGGACCTTCACCACCGTCGGCAACCTCGACAAGGCCTACGAGGCCGTCGTGCTCGACTACGTGTGGGCCTTCTGGCAGTACAGCCTGCTCGCCGACTGCGCCTCGATCCCGACGGCGGCCACCGCCACCGACCAGGAGATCTGGGACACGATCGACGCGATCTCCGGCTTCTCGGCCTACGCCGACCAGGGCCTCCAGACGTACACGCCGTACTACTACCAGGCGGGTACGCAGCTCGGCTCCCCGGACATCAAGCAGCCGCACCTGGGCAACCTGAGCCGCTACGGCTACCAGCCGCCGCGCAACTTCGTGCCCCGCGACATCCCCATGACCTTCCAGCCGGGGGCCATGGCGGACGTGGACAGGTGGGTGCGCGACAACGCGAACCAGATGCTGTTCGTGTACGGGCAGAACGACCCGTGGGGCGCTGAACCGTTCCGCCTCGGGTACGGGGTGCGCGACAGCTACGTGATGACCGCGCCGGGCGCGAACCACGGGGCGAACGTCGCCAAGCTCCTGGACGGCGAGAAAGCCCTCGCCACCGCGAAGATCCTCCAGTGGGCCGGGGTGGCCCCGGCCGCCGCGCCCGCCGACGCGGGACGGGCGGCGCCGCTGGCGGCGCCGGACGCGCAGCTCGACCAGCACGAGCCGGAGCGCGAGCCGCAGCTGCGGCGGTAG
- a CDS encoding LysR family transcriptional regulator gives MLDLARLRALHAVSVHGSVAGAAAALGYTPSAISQQISKLERETRTTLLERRGRGVALTEEARHLADTAQELLAIVERAETTLEERRGQPSGLLTVAAFASAARGLLPGVLADLARRHPALEVRLTEVDPHLSVDLVARGVTDLAVAHDWDIAPLPAPEGIEQAVIGDDLCDLVVPAGHPFTTRRTIRRSDLGGERWVCQPPGRVCHDWLVRTLRTAGFEPDIAHVAEENHTIVALVAAGLGVAVVPRLGTGALPPGAVAVPLEPGPVRRLYALWRTGAARRPAITEAVRTLQEHWAAG, from the coding sequence ATGCTCGATCTCGCCCGGCTGCGCGCCCTGCACGCCGTCTCCGTCCACGGCTCGGTCGCGGGCGCGGCGGCCGCCCTCGGCTACACCCCGTCCGCGATCTCCCAGCAGATCTCCAAGCTGGAACGGGAGACCCGCACGACCCTGCTGGAGCGCCGCGGGCGCGGGGTCGCGCTCACCGAGGAGGCCCGTCACCTGGCCGACACCGCCCAGGAGTTGCTGGCGATCGTGGAGCGCGCGGAGACCACCCTGGAGGAGCGGCGCGGACAGCCGAGCGGGCTGCTGACGGTGGCCGCGTTCGCCTCGGCGGCGCGCGGGCTGCTGCCGGGCGTACTGGCCGACCTGGCCCGCCGCCACCCCGCCCTGGAGGTCCGCCTCACCGAGGTGGACCCGCACCTGTCCGTCGACCTCGTGGCACGAGGCGTCACCGATCTGGCGGTGGCCCACGACTGGGACATCGCCCCGCTGCCCGCGCCCGAGGGGATCGAGCAGGCGGTGATCGGCGACGACCTCTGCGACCTGGTCGTCCCGGCCGGCCACCCCTTCACCACGCGCCGGACCATCCGGCGCAGCGACCTCGGCGGCGAGCGCTGGGTCTGCCAGCCGCCCGGCCGCGTCTGCCACGACTGGCTGGTACGGACCCTGCGCACGGCCGGCTTCGAACCCGACATCGCGCACGTGGCCGAGGAGAACCACACCATCGTCGCCCTGGTCGCGGCCGGGCTCGGCGTGGCCGTCGTCCCCCGCCTGGGCACCGGCGCACTGCCGCCGGGTGCGGTGGCCGTCCCCCTGGAACCGGGCCCCGTACGCCGCTTGTACGCCCTCTGGCGAACGGGCGCGGCCCGCCGCCCCGCCATCACCGAGGCCGTACGAACCCTCCAGGAACACTGGGCGGCGGGCTAG